Proteins co-encoded in one Methylobacterium sp. WL1 genomic window:
- a CDS encoding GAF domain-containing protein, protein MSSTPYAVTDPARLAALAGHDILDTLPEQGFDDVVRLATRLCATPVALVSLVAADRQWFKARIGFPHCETDLDSSVCKFALVEPDLLVIPDLTADPRTMANPLVTGEPHIRFYAGAPLRTLEGQVLGSLCVIDTVPRPGGLTPEQADDLRALGRQVANLLEMRRAVEGRDQVLERQRTELRQARRIEVLAKASQALLTATDPAAVLDPILSASAGTLGFDRSYIYDIWQDGRHLRLTHSLNASAEVQAFLHRMPYGAPLCGIVAEQGRPLMLTDVQNSEEPAYQTARGIGLNAYAGFPITSRGSLHGVISFASTEVPSFDADALYFFETLARLMSAVYERLDGEKAQRESEVRYRTLFENIDAGFCICEVRFDGDGRAIDHRVLSANPAFAKHTGLTDAVGHWATEIAPGIEQHWHDAYGQVAKTKLPMRFEGEAVPLGRWYDAHLFPAGDDRVAMLIADITERRQAQDALRESAALARENVERVQLALAAGAIIGTWHWDLPSDRFTVDEGFARSFGLDPALGRTGIPLAQIVATVHPEDQAGLAAAIDEVIARGGAYAHQYRVRRADGRYYWIEANGRVDLAPDGTGLTFPGVLIDIEQRRMEAMLIELSERLRKLDSPQAMALAAAETVGHALSLSRAAYGDVDEPGEHIVIARDWLAAGQRSAAGSHTFADYGTFSEALRRGEDVVVANVAEDPLTAGQVDSFRSLDIGSLANLPLMEGGHLKVVFCLHRDRVQAWSAGELAFARRVMDRTEVEIARRSVSGQLRESETRYRTLFESIDVGFCIVEMKFDEAERAVDYRIVEANPAFERQTGAKVAGLWVSEFAPDLERHWFDTYGHVALTGEPAHFENKADVFGRWFDVRALRIGDPADNRVAIFFNDINDRKGMEEALRQLNDTLEQQVHQRTQERDRLWSNTQDIQVIIDGKGIFQAVNPAFTAILGWTSEDAVGRPLFEFVIPDDEGVTDRALQHARVQSLPVVENRYRHKDGGFRWISWVAAPDGDLIYASGRHITAEKEQAEALHNTEEALRQSQKMEAVGQLTGGLAHDFNNLLAGISGSLELMQKRIDQGRFTDVDRYMTVAQGAAKQAAALTHRLLAFSRRQTLDPKPTNVNRLIAGMEELVRRTVGPAIHMEVVGAAGIWPALIDPGQLENALLNLCINARDAMPDGGRITIETANKWLDENGARQHDMAPGQYLSVCVTDTGTGMSPSLIAKVFEPFFTTKPLGQGTGLGLSMVYGFAKQSGGQVRIYSEVGEGSTICLYLPRHYGETDEEGLAQMLDEASRAEQGETVLIVDDEPSVRMLVTEVLEDLGYTAIEAGDSAAGLKVLQSDVRIDLLVTDVGLPGGMNGRQMADAARERRPDLRVLFITGYAENSVITNGHLDHSMQVLTKPFAMDTLASRIKDLITSR, encoded by the coding sequence ATGTCCAGCACTCCCTACGCCGTGACCGATCCGGCCCGCCTCGCCGCGCTCGCCGGCCACGACATCCTCGACACCCTGCCCGAGCAGGGCTTCGACGATGTCGTGCGTCTCGCGACGCGCCTCTGCGCGACGCCGGTCGCCCTCGTCAGCCTCGTCGCCGCCGACCGGCAGTGGTTCAAGGCTCGCATCGGCTTCCCCCATTGCGAGACCGACCTCGATAGCTCTGTCTGCAAGTTCGCTCTCGTCGAGCCCGACCTCCTCGTCATTCCGGACCTGACCGCCGATCCGCGGACCATGGCCAACCCGTTGGTCACGGGCGAGCCGCACATCCGCTTCTATGCGGGCGCGCCGCTCCGCACCCTCGAAGGGCAGGTGCTGGGCTCGTTGTGCGTCATCGACACCGTGCCCCGGCCCGGCGGATTGACCCCGGAGCAGGCCGACGACCTCAGGGCGCTCGGACGCCAGGTGGCGAACCTGCTGGAGATGCGCCGCGCCGTCGAAGGCCGCGACCAGGTCCTGGAACGGCAGCGGACCGAGTTGCGGCAGGCCCGCCGCATCGAGGTCCTGGCCAAGGCCTCGCAGGCCCTGCTGACCGCCACCGATCCCGCCGCCGTGCTCGATCCCATCCTGTCCGCGAGCGCAGGCACCCTCGGGTTCGACCGCAGCTACATCTACGACATCTGGCAGGACGGTCGGCACCTACGCCTAACCCACTCGCTCAACGCGAGCGCGGAGGTGCAGGCATTCCTTCATCGGATGCCCTACGGCGCGCCGCTCTGCGGCATCGTCGCCGAGCAGGGTCGACCATTGATGCTTACCGACGTCCAGAACAGCGAGGAACCCGCCTACCAGACCGCCCGTGGCATCGGGTTGAACGCCTACGCCGGCTTCCCCATCACGAGCCGCGGCAGCCTGCACGGCGTGATCTCCTTCGCCTCGACCGAGGTGCCCTCGTTCGACGCCGACGCGCTTTACTTCTTCGAGACGCTCGCCCGCCTGATGTCGGCGGTCTACGAGCGGCTGGACGGCGAGAAGGCCCAGCGCGAGAGCGAGGTGCGTTATCGGACACTGTTCGAGAACATCGACGCCGGCTTCTGCATCTGCGAGGTGAGGTTCGACGGGGACGGACGTGCCATCGACCATCGCGTACTGTCGGCGAACCCCGCCTTCGCGAAGCACACCGGCCTGACGGACGCCGTAGGACACTGGGCCACCGAGATCGCACCAGGCATCGAGCAGCACTGGCACGACGCATACGGGCAGGTCGCTAAGACGAAGCTGCCGATGCGGTTCGAGGGTGAGGCGGTGCCGCTCGGGCGCTGGTACGATGCTCACCTGTTCCCGGCCGGCGACGACCGCGTGGCGATGCTCATCGCCGACATCACCGAGCGTCGACAGGCTCAGGACGCCCTGCGCGAGAGCGCGGCGCTGGCGCGGGAGAACGTCGAGCGCGTGCAACTCGCGCTCGCGGCCGGCGCGATCATCGGCACCTGGCATTGGGACCTGCCCTCCGACCGCTTCACCGTCGACGAGGGCTTCGCCCGCTCCTTCGGTCTCGATCCCGCGCTCGGACGGACGGGAATCCCCCTCGCGCAGATCGTGGCGACGGTGCACCCCGAGGACCAGGCGGGGTTGGCCGCCGCCATCGACGAGGTGATCGCGCGGGGCGGCGCCTACGCTCACCAGTACCGCGTGCGCCGCGCCGACGGACGCTACTACTGGATCGAGGCGAACGGACGCGTCGATCTCGCCCCGGACGGCACGGGGCTGACCTTCCCAGGCGTGCTGATCGACATCGAGCAGCGCCGCATGGAGGCCATGCTGATCGAGCTGTCCGAGAGGCTGCGCAAGCTGGACTCGCCGCAGGCAATGGCCCTCGCGGCGGCGGAAACGGTCGGCCATGCGCTCAGCCTCTCGCGCGCGGCCTACGGCGATGTGGACGAACCCGGCGAGCACATCGTCATCGCACGGGATTGGCTGGCGGCCGGCCAACGCAGCGCGGCCGGATCCCACACTTTCGCCGACTACGGCACCTTCAGCGAAGCGCTGCGGCGTGGCGAGGATGTCGTGGTCGCGAACGTCGCCGAGGACCCCCTGACCGCCGGGCAGGTCGATAGTTTCCGTTCACTCGACATCGGGTCCCTGGCCAACCTGCCGCTGATGGAGGGCGGCCATCTCAAGGTGGTGTTCTGCCTGCACCGTGATCGTGTCCAGGCATGGTCCGCCGGGGAACTGGCGTTCGCCCGCCGGGTGATGGACCGCACCGAGGTCGAGATCGCGAGGCGCTCGGTCTCGGGGCAGCTCCGAGAGAGCGAGACGCGCTACCGCACCCTGTTCGAGAGCATCGACGTCGGATTCTGCATCGTCGAGATGAAGTTCGACGAGGCGGAGCGAGCGGTCGACTACCGCATCGTGGAGGCCAATCCGGCCTTCGAACGGCAGACCGGCGCCAAGGTCGCCGGCCTTTGGGTCAGCGAGTTCGCCCCGGACCTGGAGCGGCACTGGTTCGACACCTACGGGCACGTCGCGCTGACGGGCGAACCGGCGCACTTCGAGAACAAGGCGGACGTGTTCGGGCGCTGGTTCGACGTGCGTGCGCTGCGCATCGGCGATCCGGCCGACAACCGAGTCGCGATCTTCTTCAACGACATCAACGACCGCAAGGGCATGGAGGAAGCGCTCCGCCAATTGAACGACACGCTCGAACAGCAGGTTCATCAACGCACGCAGGAGCGCGACCGGCTCTGGAGCAACACCCAGGACATCCAGGTCATCATCGACGGTAAGGGGATCTTCCAGGCCGTCAATCCGGCCTTCACCGCGATCCTCGGTTGGACGTCCGAAGATGCGGTCGGCAGACCCCTGTTCGAGTTCGTCATCCCGGACGACGAAGGCGTGACCGACCGTGCGCTTCAGCATGCCCGCGTCCAGAGCCTGCCGGTCGTCGAGAACCGTTATCGGCACAAGGACGGGGGCTTCCGCTGGATCTCCTGGGTCGCGGCTCCCGATGGCGACCTGATCTACGCGAGCGGTCGCCACATCACAGCGGAGAAGGAGCAGGCCGAAGCCCTTCACAACACCGAGGAGGCACTGCGTCAGTCGCAGAAGATGGAGGCGGTGGGCCAGCTCACCGGAGGGCTGGCGCATGACTTCAACAACCTGCTGGCGGGGATCTCCGGCTCGCTGGAGTTGATGCAGAAGCGCATCGACCAGGGCCGGTTCACGGACGTCGACCGCTACATGACGGTGGCGCAGGGAGCGGCCAAGCAGGCAGCCGCGCTCACCCACCGCCTGCTCGCGTTCTCGCGCCGTCAGACGCTCGATCCGAAGCCCACGAACGTCAACCGGCTCATCGCCGGCATGGAGGAACTCGTCCGGCGCACGGTGGGGCCGGCGATCCATATGGAGGTGGTCGGAGCGGCAGGGATCTGGCCAGCACTGATCGACCCGGGCCAGCTGGAGAACGCGCTCCTGAACCTTTGCATCAACGCCCGCGACGCGATGCCCGACGGCGGGCGCATCACCATCGAGACGGCGAACAAGTGGCTGGACGAGAACGGCGCGCGCCAGCACGACATGGCACCGGGCCAGTACCTCAGCGTCTGCGTGACCGACACCGGGACCGGCATGTCGCCGAGCCTCATCGCGAAGGTGTTCGAGCCGTTCTTCACCACCAAGCCGCTCGGGCAGGGCACGGGGCTCGGCCTCTCGATGGTCTACGGCTTCGCCAAGCAGTCGGGCGGGCAGGTGCGGATCTACTCCGAGGTCGGGGAGGGCTCGACCATATGCCTGTACCTGCCGCGTCACTACGGGGAGACCGACGAGGAGGGTCTCGCGCAGATGCTCGACGAGGCCTCGCGCGCCGAGCAGGGCGAGACGGTGCTCATCGTGGACGACGAGCCGTCGGTGCGCATGTTGGTTACCGAGGTGCTTGAGGATCTCGGCTACACCGCCATCGAGGCGGGTGACAGCGCCGCGGGGCTGAAGGTGCTCCAATCCGACGTCCGCATCGACCTGCTCGTCACGGATGTGGGCCTGCCCGGCGGGATGAACGGGCGCCAGATGGCGGATGCGGCCCGCGAACGACGCCCCGATCTGCGAGTGCTGTTCATCACCGGCTACGCCGAGAACAGCGTCATCACCAACGGGCATCTGGACCACAGCATGCAAGTGCTGACCAAGCCCTTCGCGATGGATACGCTCGCCTCGCGGATCAAGGATCTCATCACCTCGCGGTGA
- a CDS encoding HD-GYP domain-containing protein gives MRIVSGSEEEARTIQLSEVLGALSHALDLTEGQPVGHCVRATWIGFNIGREMGLPDLQLWELYHTVMLKDLGCSSNAARICELYLSDDLSFKRDFKTVSDSLPKVLGFVFSHTGLKAGLAERFRAVLNILQNGGAITDDLIQTRCQRGAQIARQLRFPASVCEAIHALDEHWNGGGRPDRLAGSAIPLYARVALLAQVVDVFHTAAGPAAAIAEVRARSGTWFDPHVVACFEAAASKPGFWDTLTSDEVEEAVFALAPVSPIVVDEDYLDDIARAFAQIIDAKSPFTSGHSERVAVYADMIAAELGYTSVRRRWLKRAALLHDVGKLGVSNAILDKNGKLDDAEWRDMRNHASLSETILTRAAVFHEMACIGGGHHERLDGKGYPRGLKGDAIAPETRIVSVADVFDALTADRPYRAAMSLEKALGIMRADLGTAFDPLCFAALERALTAIEGDLARAA, from the coding sequence ATGCGGATCGTGTCAGGCAGCGAAGAGGAAGCCAGGACGATCCAGCTGTCGGAAGTGCTCGGCGCCTTGAGCCACGCCTTGGACCTGACGGAGGGTCAGCCTGTCGGGCATTGCGTGCGCGCGACCTGGATCGGCTTCAACATCGGCCGGGAGATGGGCCTGCCGGACTTGCAGCTCTGGGAACTCTACCACACGGTAATGCTGAAGGACCTCGGTTGCTCCAGCAATGCCGCGCGCATCTGCGAACTCTACCTCTCCGACGATCTCAGCTTCAAACGTGATTTCAAAACGGTGAGCGACAGTCTGCCGAAGGTGCTCGGCTTTGTCTTCTCTCATACCGGCCTCAAGGCTGGCCTCGCCGAACGCTTCCGTGCCGTGCTCAACATCCTGCAGAACGGCGGAGCGATTACCGACGACCTGATCCAGACCCGCTGTCAGCGCGGTGCTCAGATCGCCCGACAGCTTCGCTTCCCCGCGAGCGTCTGCGAGGCCATCCACGCCCTGGACGAGCACTGGAACGGCGGCGGTCGACCGGACCGCCTCGCTGGCTCGGCGATCCCACTTTACGCACGGGTAGCGCTGCTCGCTCAGGTAGTAGACGTGTTCCACACCGCGGCCGGCCCCGCGGCCGCGATTGCCGAGGTGCGGGCGCGCTCGGGCACATGGTTCGATCCACATGTGGTCGCCTGCTTCGAGGCGGCCGCGTCCAAACCCGGCTTCTGGGACACCCTGACCTCGGATGAGGTCGAGGAGGCGGTGTTCGCGTTGGCGCCGGTCAGCCCGATCGTCGTTGACGAAGACTACCTCGACGACATCGCCCGTGCCTTTGCTCAGATTATCGACGCCAAGAGCCCGTTCACTTCCGGCCATTCGGAGCGGGTTGCGGTCTACGCCGACATGATCGCGGCTGAACTTGGCTATACGTCGGTACGCCGGCGCTGGCTGAAGCGGGCTGCGCTGCTTCACGATGTTGGCAAGCTCGGGGTCTCGAACGCGATCCTCGACAAGAATGGCAAACTGGATGACGCGGAGTGGCGGGACATGCGCAATCACGCCTCCCTTTCCGAGACCATCCTGACCCGCGCGGCGGTGTTCCACGAGATGGCCTGCATCGGCGGCGGGCACCACGAACGGCTCGACGGCAAGGGCTATCCACGCGGCTTGAAAGGCGACGCGATCGCACCCGAGACCCGCATTGTCTCGGTCGCCGACGTGTTCGACGCGCTGACCGCCGACCGGCCCTACCGTGCGGCCATGTCGCTTGAGAAGGCGCTCGGCATTATGCGCGCAGACCTTGGCACGGCGTTCGACCCGCTCTGCTTCGCGGCGCTAGAGCGGGCGCTCACCGCGATCGAGGGCGATCTCGCTCGGGCAGCTTGA
- a CDS encoding IS110 family transposase, with the protein MEITTVGIDLAKSIFQVHAVDAAGHVVVRKTLRRAQVVPFFSKLPRCLVGMEACGTAHHWARGLMKLGHDVRLMPPAYVKPYVKRGKTDANDAAAICEAVTRPSMRFVPVKSTEQQAALALHRTRDLLVKQRTQLVNMIRGLLAEFGIEMARGLRHALELAARLSAGDAAEVAPLAQRVVTGLADQIGALQIQLTRLEKELLAWHRENDLSQRLATIPGVGIVSATALAASVSEPERFRSGRQFAASLGLTPLQNCSGGKERLGRISRMGDRYLRRLLVVGMTSLIRRAKTTPNSVDPRLPALLQRKPVRVVTVAAANRTARVAWAIMTRGGTYRAPAARAA; encoded by the coding sequence ATGGAGATTACCACCGTCGGCATCGATCTGGCCAAGAGCATCTTTCAGGTTCACGCCGTCGATGCAGCTGGGCACGTCGTCGTGCGCAAGACTCTGAGGCGGGCACAGGTCGTGCCGTTCTTCTCCAAGCTGCCGCGATGCCTGGTTGGCATGGAGGCGTGCGGCACGGCGCACCACTGGGCCCGGGGACTCATGAAGCTCGGCCATGACGTGCGGCTGATGCCGCCGGCTTACGTGAAGCCGTATGTGAAGCGCGGTAAGACCGATGCGAACGACGCCGCGGCCATCTGTGAGGCGGTGACGCGCCCGAGCATGCGCTTCGTGCCGGTGAAGTCGACCGAGCAGCAGGCGGCGCTGGCGCTGCATCGGACGCGCGATCTGCTGGTCAAGCAACGCACGCAGCTGGTGAACATGATCCGCGGCCTGCTCGCCGAGTTTGGGATCGAGATGGCGCGGGGCCTGCGGCACGCGCTCGAACTGGCAGCCCGGCTCTCGGCCGGAGACGCGGCCGAGGTGGCGCCGTTAGCCCAGCGCGTGGTGACCGGGCTGGCCGATCAGATCGGCGCCTTGCAGATCCAGCTCACCCGCCTGGAGAAGGAGTTGCTCGCTTGGCATCGGGAAAACGACCTGTCGCAGCGCCTGGCGACGATCCCCGGTGTCGGTATCGTCTCGGCAACGGCGCTGGCCGCCTCGGTGAGCGAGCCCGAGCGCTTCCGCTCCGGTCGGCAGTTCGCCGCCTCGTTGGGACTGACACCGCTGCAGAACTGTAGCGGCGGCAAGGAGCGCCTGGGTCGGATCTCGCGCATGGGCGACCGCTACCTGCGCCGGCTGCTCGTAGTCGGCATGACCTCTCTGATCCGGCGCGCGAAGACCACACCGAACTCGGTCGACCCGCGGCTGCCGGCCCTTCTCCAGCGCAAGCCGGTGCGCGTCGTGACCGTTGCGGCCGCCAATCGCACGGCGCGGGTCGCTTGGGCTATCATGACCCGCGGCGGCACCTACCGCGCACCGGCGGCCAGGGCTGCCTGA